A single region of the Sorghum bicolor cultivar BTx623 chromosome 9, Sorghum_bicolor_NCBIv3, whole genome shotgun sequence genome encodes:
- the LOC110430554 gene encoding uncharacterized protein LOC110430554, with translation MCEYERLRSEKRAPDFSGMTEADRAAEAERLREEAFEEARRLPEGRRRLEAEARARILDFDPKQGGIYYNSFNLADLIYRNSFSLADLYTFDLAEEESPIGPMRFTNKVFDDEEIELTEAINILSVKVARSDVGFPIHVYGTVIVRDSIDLKRVYLFNRDRQHCQLINSKDEPLILTGPKRGLALLDDNYVEIDLKIKDHQGEDRELSKGILTISGIARRSLEKCEVDRLSLATRLSTVKVEYAFVISAVEATIAIEVEEGEFCGTVTAYLTSINKRLVLYDRKLADHMPGNGLGAIKMMRPVISVCFSDVLLIVARAHGGKAVGLGIAPRISNEYGVGFSLGTAKMSLRIDWSIVNPSTRGAC, from the exons ATGTGCGAGTATGAGCGGCTCAGGTCTGAGAAGAGGGCTCCTGATTTCTCAGGCATGACCGAGGCCGATCGTGCAGCCGAGGCGGAGAGGCTCAGAGAGGAAGCGTTCGAGGAGGCGCGCCGTCTCCCCGAGGGTCGGCGGCGGCTGGAAGCGGAGGCTCGCGCTCGCATCCTCGACTTCGATCCCAAGCAGGGGGGCATCTACTACAACAGTTTCAACTTGGCCGACCTCATCTACCGCAACAGTTTCAGCTTGGCCGACCTCTACACGTTCGACCTCGCCGAGGAGGAGT CGCCTATAGGCCCAATGAGATTTACCAATAAAGTCTTTGATGACGAAGAAATCGAGCTCACTGAGGCAATAAACATCCTATCAGTCAAGGTAGCCCGCTCAGATGTTGGCTTCCCTATCCATGTCTATGGAACTGTCATTGTGCGAGACTCCATCGATCTCAAGCGTGTTTATCTCTTCAACCGCGACCGCCAACATTGCCAACTTATCAACTCTAAG GATGAACCGTTGATCTTGACTGGCCCAAAACGAGGTCTTGCATTGTTAGATGATAATTATGTTGAGATCGATCTGAAGATCAAGGATCATCAAGGTGAGGACAGAGAACTCAGTAAAGGAATCTTGACAATCAGTGGCATAGCAAGGCGGTCCTTGGAGAAATGTGAGGTTGATAGACTCTCTCTTGCCACCAGGCTAAGTACTGTGAAGGTGGAGTATGCTTTTGTGATATCTGCGGTGGAGGCAACTATTGCAATTGAAGTTGAAGAAGGAGAATTTTGTGGAACAGTCACTGCCTACTTAACCAGCATCAACAAGAGGCTTGTGCTCTATGATAGAAAACTGGCCGATCACATGCCTGGTAATGGTCTTGGTGCTATCAAGATGATGCGACCTGTCATATCTGTCTGTTTTAGTGATGTACTGCTAATCGTTGCAAGGGCTCATGGTGGTAAGGCTGTAGGCCTTGGAATTGCTCCGAGGATCTCCAATGAATATGGTGTTGGATTCAGTTTAGGTACCGCTAAGATGAGC